One window of Tenacibaculum maritimum NCIMB 2154 genomic DNA carries:
- the rnr gene encoding ribonuclease R — MARKKKIYKKKGKVIKDLTRNIFKILNEDSSKFYNYKQIAAKMGIADTDGKTQILKKLAELTATKKIKEIDRGKYQINEDRKYHIGILDVTSNGNAYFISDDFENDVFVPSVNLGKGLHNDTVRVYVYKKKRSNKLEADVVEILERAKKEFVGVLQMSKNFGFVLPDSNKMYADIFISQNKLNGAEHGDKVVAKITDWPENSKNPFGKITQVLGKPGDHDTEIHSILLEYGLPYEFPAEVEKEAATLPIEITAEEIAKRRDMRKDLTFTIDPKDAKDFDDALSFTKLENGNYEIGVHIADVSHYVQPKTILDDEAYSRATSVYLVDRVVPMLPEMLSNGVCSLRPHEEKLTFSAVFEMNEKAELVNQWFGRTVTYSDQRFAYEEAQAIIENCSLSEINKGYTMPIDISIIDKEYQVAPALVEATLKLDELAKKLRKKRMKEGAISFDRVEVKFNLDEAANPIGVYFKESKDANKLIEEFMLLANRKVAEFIGFSKGKATNKTFIYRIHDEPDIEKLASLQSIIGKFGYKIDTASKESTSESLNKLLHDVHGKGEANMVETLAIRSMSKAAYTTQNIGHYGLAFDYYSHFTSPIRRYPDVMTHRLLQHYLDGASSPKAEIYEEKCKHSSKMEELASKAERESIKYMQVKYMQDHKNEAFEGVISGVTEWGIYVEIKSNKCEGMVRIRDIKDDYYIFDEKQYAIVGQSTKNTIQLGDEVVVKVKHTDLERKHLDFELISH; from the coding sequence ATGGCAAGAAAGAAGAAAATCTACAAAAAGAAAGGGAAAGTAATAAAAGATTTAACACGTAATATATTTAAAATACTTAATGAAGATAGCAGTAAGTTTTATAATTATAAACAAATAGCTGCTAAAATGGGAATTGCTGATACAGATGGTAAAACTCAAATATTAAAAAAATTAGCTGAATTAACTGCTACTAAAAAAATTAAGGAAATTGATAGAGGTAAATACCAAATAAATGAAGATAGGAAATATCATATAGGTATATTAGATGTTACTTCTAATGGGAATGCCTATTTTATTTCTGATGATTTTGAAAACGATGTTTTTGTACCTTCAGTAAATTTAGGAAAAGGATTACATAATGATACTGTTCGAGTATATGTTTATAAAAAGAAACGAAGTAATAAATTAGAAGCAGATGTAGTTGAAATACTAGAACGAGCTAAAAAAGAGTTTGTTGGAGTTTTACAAATGAGTAAAAATTTCGGATTTGTATTGCCAGATAGTAATAAAATGTATGCAGATATTTTTATTTCCCAAAATAAATTAAATGGAGCGGAGCATGGTGATAAAGTAGTAGCAAAAATTACAGATTGGCCAGAAAACTCTAAAAATCCATTTGGAAAAATAACACAAGTTTTAGGAAAACCAGGAGATCATGATACCGAAATTCATTCTATTTTATTAGAATATGGTTTGCCTTATGAATTTCCAGCAGAAGTTGAAAAAGAAGCAGCTACGTTACCTATAGAAATAACAGCAGAAGAAATAGCAAAGAGAAGAGATATGCGTAAAGATTTAACTTTTACAATAGATCCTAAAGATGCAAAAGATTTCGATGATGCTTTGTCATTTACTAAATTAGAAAATGGAAATTATGAAATAGGAGTGCATATTGCTGATGTATCTCATTATGTACAACCAAAAACAATTTTAGATGATGAAGCTTATAGCAGAGCAACTTCTGTTTATTTAGTTGACAGAGTGGTACCTATGCTACCAGAAATGTTATCAAATGGTGTATGTTCGTTAAGACCTCATGAAGAAAAATTAACATTTTCTGCTGTGTTTGAGATGAATGAAAAAGCAGAACTGGTAAACCAATGGTTTGGAAGAACAGTAACCTATTCAGATCAACGATTTGCTTATGAAGAAGCACAAGCAATTATAGAAAATTGTTCCTTATCAGAAATAAATAAAGGATATACAATGCCAATAGATATTTCTATTATTGATAAAGAGTATCAAGTGGCACCAGCACTTGTAGAAGCTACTTTAAAATTAGATGAGTTAGCTAAGAAATTGCGTAAAAAACGTATGAAAGAAGGAGCTATTTCATTTGATAGAGTAGAAGTAAAATTTAATTTAGATGAAGCTGCAAATCCTATAGGAGTTTACTTTAAAGAGTCAAAAGATGCTAACAAATTAATTGAAGAATTTATGTTATTAGCTAATAGAAAAGTGGCAGAGTTTATAGGATTCTCTAAAGGGAAAGCAACTAATAAGACGTTTATTTATAGAATTCATGATGAGCCAGATATCGAAAAATTAGCATCACTACAAAGTATTATAGGTAAATTTGGTTATAAAATAGATACAGCATCAAAAGAAAGTACTTCAGAATCTTTGAATAAATTGCTACATGATGTTCATGGTAAAGGAGAAGCAAATATGGTAGAAACTTTGGCAATTCGTTCTATGAGTAAAGCTGCATATACTACTCAAAATATAGGACATTACGGATTGGCTTTTGATTATTATAGTCATTTTACCTCTCCAATTCGGCGTTATCCAGATGTAATGACTCATCGTTTATTGCAACATTATTTAGATGGTGCTAGTTCACCTAAAGCAGAAATTTATGAAGAAAAGTGTAAACATTCTTCAAAAATGGAAGAATTAGCTTCTAAAGCAGAGCGTGAAAGCATTAAGTATATGCAGGTAAAATATATGCAAGACCATAAAAATGAAGCATTTGAAGGAGTTATTTCAGGAGTTACAGAGTGGGGAATTTATGTAGAAATAAAATCAAATAAATGTGAAGGAATGGTGCGTATTCGTGATATAAAAGACGATTACTATATTTTTGACGAAAAACAATATGCTATTGTTGGACAATCAACAAAAAATACCATTCAATTAGGTGATGAAGTAGTTGTAAAAGTAAAACATACAGATCTGGAACGTAAGCATTTAGATTTTGAATTAATAAGTCATTAA
- a CDS encoding alanine racemase translates to MERNYCTYKEIFKKETFPLAYIDMEMLDANVKILTERANRGTIRIASKSVRSIEILKYLFRKSNKFKGIMSFTALESLFLVKQGFDDILLGYPCVDKNLISQIADVILKNKTIVLMVDKIEHVALINAVGKEKKVQLPICIDLDCSSDFGPIHFGVWRSSITNNQQLQKLLNSIKKSHFVKLDGLMGYEAQIAGLGDNVKGDTIKNLMIKILKNRSISKIRKRRTAAINLIKKNGFDLRFINGGGTGSIKETLEEKEITEITIGSGFYNPHLFDNYRDFQLNPSAGFAIQIVRNPKENYYTCHGGGYIASGSIDKLKAPKIDLLEGARFVANEGCGEVQTPIVYKGKEHLKIGDPVFLRHAKAGELCERFNEIYRIRNHKIIDKVTTYRGDGFAFL, encoded by the coding sequence TTGGAGAGAAATTATTGTACATATAAAGAAATTTTTAAAAAAGAAACATTTCCATTGGCTTATATTGATATGGAAATGTTAGATGCTAACGTAAAAATACTCACGGAACGAGCTAACAGAGGCACCATTAGAATTGCATCAAAATCAGTAAGAAGTATTGAAATTCTTAAGTACTTATTTAGGAAATCAAATAAGTTTAAAGGAATTATGTCATTTACAGCTCTTGAAAGTTTGTTTTTAGTTAAACAAGGTTTTGATGATATTTTGTTAGGATACCCTTGTGTAGATAAAAATTTGATATCGCAAATAGCTGATGTAATTTTAAAAAATAAAACGATTGTATTAATGGTTGACAAAATAGAGCATGTTGCGCTTATTAATGCAGTAGGAAAGGAAAAAAAAGTACAACTGCCTATTTGTATAGATTTAGATTGTTCTTCTGATTTTGGCCCCATTCATTTTGGAGTTTGGCGCTCTTCTATAACAAATAATCAACAATTACAAAAGTTATTAAATAGCATTAAAAAATCACATTTTGTTAAATTAGATGGGCTTATGGGCTATGAAGCTCAAATAGCAGGCTTAGGTGACAATGTAAAAGGAGATACAATTAAAAACTTAATGATAAAAATTTTAAAAAACCGCTCTATCAGTAAAATCAGAAAAAGAAGAACCGCTGCAATTAATTTGATAAAGAAAAATGGTTTTGATCTTCGATTTATAAATGGCGGAGGAACAGGAAGTATTAAAGAAACTTTAGAGGAAAAAGAAATTACTGAAATAACCATAGGATCAGGATTTTATAACCCTCATTTATTTGATAATTATCGTGATTTTCAATTAAATCCGTCTGCGGGATTTGCCATACAAATCGTAAGAAATCCTAAAGAAAACTACTATACATGCCATGGAGGAGGATATATTGCTTCAGGAAGTATAGATAAACTTAAAGCACCTAAAATAGATTTATTAGAAGGAGCAAGATTCGTAGCTAATGAAGGCTGTGGAGAAGTACAAACCCCTATTGTTTATAAAGGAAAAGAGCATTTAAAAATAGGAGATCCTGTTTTTTTACGCCATGCAAAAGCAGGTGAATTATGTGAACGTTTTAATGAAATATATAGAATAAGGAATCATAAAATTATAGATAAAGTTACTACTTATAGAGGTGATGGCTTTGCTTTTCTCTAA
- a CDS encoding D-arabinono-1,4-lactone oxidase, translating to MKNWSENQQWNPKQFLQPSTEKEIIEIVSEAIKNQRKIRIYGSKHSFSSLNNTDDICLNLDNYQGIVKINEANNYVTVRGGTKLYKLTSLLASYGFAMENMGDVDKQSIAGAIGTGTHGTGVKLGSISTQVVGIKFINGLGETVYCSEHENRELFKCLQISLGVFGIITEVTLKCVANYKLKLEKKSELLTDVLTNLEALNKNNRNFEFYWLPYTNSVQTKYSNITDKEEDKDSFLNYFNDIIIENYVFKLLCNSAKWFPKLNTTVAKISSNFLSNTTKIKDSKNVYATPRLVKFTEMEYNIPIEAYKEAMKDIVNCIYRKKFNIHFPIENRFVQKDDIYISPAYQRESAYIACHVYKGKEYKKYFEALEEIFSKYEGRPHWGKIHYKKAEYFYEKYPMFGVYNEQRKRQDPEEIFLNENLRNILMV from the coding sequence ATGAAGAATTGGTCTGAAAATCAACAATGGAATCCTAAACAATTTTTACAACCTTCAACTGAAAAGGAAATCATAGAGATTGTTTCAGAGGCAATTAAAAACCAAAGAAAAATAAGAATTTATGGGAGTAAACATTCTTTTAGTTCTTTAAATAATACAGATGATATTTGTTTGAATTTAGATAACTATCAAGGAATAGTGAAGATAAATGAAGCAAATAATTATGTAACAGTAAGAGGAGGAACTAAACTATATAAACTAACTAGTTTATTAGCATCTTATGGTTTTGCTATGGAAAATATGGGAGATGTTGATAAACAATCCATTGCAGGTGCAATTGGTACAGGTACTCATGGAACAGGTGTAAAATTGGGTAGTATAAGTACTCAAGTTGTCGGAATTAAGTTTATAAATGGTTTGGGAGAAACAGTATATTGCTCAGAACATGAGAATAGAGAGCTGTTTAAATGTTTACAAATTTCATTAGGAGTTTTTGGTATCATAACTGAAGTAACACTTAAATGTGTAGCTAACTATAAATTAAAATTAGAGAAAAAATCAGAGTTATTAACAGATGTATTAACAAACCTAGAAGCTTTAAATAAAAACAACAGAAACTTTGAATTTTATTGGTTACCCTATACAAATTCAGTACAAACAAAATATTCCAATATAACTGATAAAGAAGAAGATAAAGATAGTTTTCTAAACTATTTTAATGATATAATTATAGAAAATTATGTATTTAAGCTTCTTTGTAACTCAGCCAAATGGTTTCCTAAGTTAAATACTACAGTAGCTAAAATTTCGTCAAATTTTTTATCAAACACCACCAAAATAAAAGACAGTAAAAATGTATATGCTACACCAAGATTGGTAAAATTTACAGAAATGGAGTATAATATTCCTATAGAAGCATACAAAGAGGCCATGAAAGATATAGTAAATTGTATTTATCGTAAGAAGTTTAATATTCATTTTCCTATTGAAAATAGATTTGTTCAAAAAGATGATATTTATATAAGTCCTGCTTATCAAAGAGAATCGGCATATATTGCTTGCCATGTATATAAAGGCAAGGAGTACAAGAAGTATTTTGAAGCGTTAGAAGAAATATTTTCGAAATACGAAGGCAGGCCTCATTGGGGAAAAATACATTACAAAAAAGCAGAGTATTTTTACGAAAAATATCCTATGTTTGGGGTGTATAATGAACAAAGAAAAAGACAAGATCCTGAGGAAATCTTTCTAAACGAAAATCTACGTAATATATTAATGGTTTGA
- a CDS encoding head GIN domain-containing protein: MKKTAFLGLFLITALVSAQTTISKHLGDFSTLKVYNGIDVELIKSNEQKLEITGEKAEKVKVKNDGVTLKILLRFPETTADKKVYVKLYFKDDIQIIDANEGATITGKGFKQQKIEVKVQEGAFMNLVVDIKHLKVKSSSGGVLKLSGVAKNQVVNVDLGGVYHGYNLTASEISIVKAASGAKAEIQASETLDLKVSFGGSIFYKGSPEVLKTKKVIGGIIEQRS, encoded by the coding sequence ATGAAGAAAACAGCATTTTTGGGTTTGTTTTTGATAACAGCATTGGTATCAGCACAAACAACTATAAGTAAGCATTTAGGAGATTTCTCTACTTTAAAGGTATATAACGGGATTGATGTAGAGTTGATTAAATCAAATGAGCAAAAGCTTGAAATTACAGGAGAAAAAGCAGAGAAAGTAAAAGTAAAAAATGACGGAGTTACCTTAAAAATCTTATTAAGATTTCCAGAAACAACAGCTGATAAAAAGGTATATGTAAAGTTGTATTTTAAAGATGATATTCAAATAATAGATGCTAATGAAGGGGCTACCATTACAGGAAAAGGTTTTAAACAGCAAAAAATAGAAGTAAAAGTGCAAGAAGGTGCTTTTATGAATTTGGTAGTTGATATTAAGCATTTAAAAGTAAAATCCTCTTCAGGAGGGGTGTTAAAATTATCAGGAGTAGCTAAAAATCAAGTAGTCAACGTAGATTTAGGAGGGGTATATCATGGATATAATTTAACAGCTTCTGAAATATCTATAGTAAAAGCAGCTTCGGGTGCAAAGGCAGAAATACAAGCTAGTGAAACTTTAGATTTAAAAGTGAGTTTTGGAGGATCAATATTTTACAAAGGAAGTCCTGAAGTCTTAAAAACTAAAAAAGTTATAGGAGGAATCATTGAACAAAGAAGTTAA
- a CDS encoding Sec-independent protein translocase subunit TatA/TatB, translating to MNTLTIFLGFVGPWQIAIIVALVLLMFGGRKIPELMKGLGTGIKEFKDATRSEEDEKIEEKK from the coding sequence ATGAATACACTTACTATATTTCTTGGATTTGTTGGACCTTGGCAGATAGCTATTATTGTAGCCTTGGTTTTATTAATGTTTGGTGGTCGTAAGATACCTGAGTTAATGAAAGGCTTAGGTACAGGAATAAAAGAGTTTAAAGACGCTACAAGATCTGAAGAAGACGAAAAAATAGAGGAAAAAAAATAA